In Temnothorax longispinosus isolate EJ_2023e chromosome 2, Tlon_JGU_v1, whole genome shotgun sequence, one DNA window encodes the following:
- the Zip99c gene encoding zinc transporter ZIP13 homolog, with the protein MAAAASSYACTRNNCTDAGYVLPACDGILAGADEWLPWHEIVGYFTYNPWIFSLLGSTMVGLTGIFPLWLIPIQDGVDLKTGEIGGTLKILLSFAVGALLGDVFLHLLPEAFASEFQTRAKDNHASTPAGLWVLSAFLFFVIVEKLIAAVNEEAPIIAEQQTDETSIKDVNKEKEMDNNNCITMTCTEKNSFLKKCLKNTTKVQFLEKQSIKMEFAQVPKISIKDMRKNGFKDADIMKSALASECPNDECPLVDEARCCLKKLAKTNGFTSAISRVDSPIVRSPSNIVNRLTARTKKFTSNLFRKFFNPKSFPGYLNLLMNFLDNFTHGLSVGGSFLISFRVGVLSTFTILVHEIPHEVGDFAILLRSGFSRWDAAQAQLITATGGIVGALAAVSFTGGLEERTNWILPLTAGGFIHIGLVTILPDLLKETNTKESLKQLGALLLGVIIMAALIYV; encoded by the exons ATGGCCGCCGCGGCGTCGTCGTACGCGTGCACCCGTAACAACTGCACGGACGCGGGCTACGTCCTGCCGGCCTGCGACGGCATCCTCGCCGGTGCCGACGAATGGCTGCCCTGGCACGAGATCGTAGGATACTTCACGTACAATCCGTGGATATTCTCTCTGCTGGGCAGCACCATGGTCGGCCTCACGGGTATCTTCCCCCTGTGGCTCATCCCCATCCAGGACGGCGTGGACTTGAAAACCGGCG AAATCGGTGGTACTTTGAAGATCCTTTTGAGCTTTGCCGTAGGCGCATTGCTGGGCGATGTTTTTCTACATCTTCTGCCGGAAGCATTTGCGAGCGAATTTCAAACAAGAG cCAAAGATAATCACGCGTCTACGCCCGCAGGCTTGTGGGTGTTGTCCGCCTTCCTGTTCTTCGTAATCGTCGAGAAACTCATCGCCGCTGTAAACGAGGAAGCTCCGATCATTGCAGAACAGCAGACTGATGAAACTTCGATCAAAGatgtaaataaagaaaaagagatggataataataattgtatcacAATGACGTGCACTGAGAAGAAcagttttctaaaaaaatgtctgAAAAATACGACCAAG GTACAATTTCTGGAAAAACAATCCATTAAGATGGAGTTTGCTCAAGTCCCAAAAATCAGTATCAAAGATATGCGAAAGAACGGTTTTAAAGATGCTGATATTATGAAATCTGCATTAGCAAGCGAGTGTCCTAATGACGAATGCCCGCTGGTCGACGAGGCGAGATGCTGCTTGAAAAAACTTGCGAAGACTAATGGCTTCACATCAGCGATTTCACGCGTTGACTCTCCTATCGTACGCTCACCGAGCAATATTGTTAATCGTTTGACTGCAAGGACAAAAAAATTCACCTCCAACTTGTTCCGCAAATTTTTCAATCCCAAATCCTTTCCCGGATACCTGAATCTTTTGATGAACTTCCTCGACAATTTTACTCACGGTTTATCTGTGGGTGGCTCGTTCCTAATTTCCTTCCGTGTAGGTGTCCTCAGCACGTTCACTATATTGGTGCATGAAATACCTCATGAGGTTGGCGATTTTGCTATTCTATTGCGAAGCGGATTTAGCAGATGGGATGCTGCGCAGGCGCAGTTAATCACAGCTACCGGTGGGATCGTTGGTGCTCTGGCAGCCGTCTCCTTTACCGGTGGTttag AGGAAAGAACCAATTGGATATTGCCATTGACGGCAGGAGGATTCATACACATTGGTTTAGTGACCATCCTGCCCGATCTGTTGAAAGAAACGAATACAAAAGAATCTTTGAAACAACTTGGCGCTTTACTTTTGGGAGTCATTATCATGGCTGCGTTAATCTATGTTTAG
- the Sil1 gene encoding nucleotide exchange factor Sil1 isoform X1, which produces MRVDTCILLLYLSLAIFGGAEKNESAFVATHEWQTVKKGTPIPKGLHVRHNFATGVTEAKLMDDAEEDDENANRSNSKSLTLHPDKSVIEDEEPDLLKVKKVTDMIIDDLKASLKKLKQDEADAASNTNDGETRPKTEKRFKRFYETLKEQLNALKVNVTSDSELLKRFFQKFQSYKNSITTGTLTSIEIEEVLDILNNLEYLLHQIDNAKMFSDMDGLTKIISPCLNGTNNEIKSEALRLLGAAAQSNPKVQAKALENDFIQKVLHVLSTNSKIEVKSRCMFALSALIRQFPAAQKAWIDHGGLQLLGKILYDDQLQIQMKAMKLINDLTIERRNLEEIYDAEQRQQKMREYAITDFELKLLRHDYCKLLSNLMVKCFKEKLTGQFSIENNDFLEVVSDSMITIAPVCKNEFKNIKLLPVIDNLLHFYQNPNIILTVDETDVLKSLILLIERLKLTIFEAPHDEL; this is translated from the exons ATGCGTGTCGACACGTGCATCCTGCTGCTCTACCTGTCGCTCGCGATTTTCGGCGGCGCCGAAAAAAACGAGAGCGCCTTCGTCGCGACGCATGAATGGCAGACGGTGAAGAAGG GAACCCCCATCCCCAAGGGACTTCACGTGAGACATAATTTTGCAACCGGAGTGACGGAGGCTAAATTGATGGACGATGCGGAAGAAGACGATGAAAATGCAAACCGATCGAATTCCAAGTCGTTGACGTTACATCCGGATAAGTCGGTCATAGAAGACGAAGAGCCGGATCTGCTGAAAGTAAAGAAAGTTACGGACATGATTATCGACGATTTGAAAGCGAGTTTGAAGAAGCTCAAACAAGATGAAGCGGACGCCGCATCAAATACGAAT GACGGAGAGACCCGACCAAAAACTGAGAAGCGTTTCAAACGTTTTTATGAAACTTTGAAAGAGCAACTTAATGCTCTTAAAGTCAACGTTACGAGCGATTCAGAATTATTAAAgagattttttcaaaaatttcaatcttataaaaatagtatcaCTACTGGTACGTTAACCAGCATAGAGATTGAAGAGGTATTGGATATCTTAAACAATTTAGAATACCTTCTTCATCAAATAGATAATGCTAAAATGTTCTCGGACATGGATGG gCTAACTAAGATTATATCACCATGTCTCAATGGAACtaacaatgaaataaaatcagaaGCATTACGCCTTTTAGGAGCAGCTGCCCAATCAAATCCAAAAGTGCAAGCTAAGGCACtagaaaatgattttattcaaaaagTATTGCACGTATTGTCTACAAATAGtaaaattgaagtaaaatCCAGATGTATGTTTGCTTTAAGTGCCTTAATACGTCAGTTCCCTGCTGCTCAGAAAGCTTGGATTGATCACGGTGGTTTGCAATTACTTGGGAAGATTCTATACGACGATCAATTACAGATACAAATGAAagcaatgaaattaattaacgatctAACGATCGAAAGACGGAATCTGGAAGAGATCTACGATGCCGAGCAGCGTCAGCAAAAAATGAGGGAGTACGCTATTACAGACTTCGAGTTAAAATTACTAAGGCACGATTATTGTAAACTCTTAAGTAACTTAATGGTTAAGTGTTTCAAAGAAAAGCTAACTGGCCAATTCAGCatagaaaataatgattttctCGAAGTAGTCTCGGACAGCATGATCACGATAGCTCCTGTttgtaaaaatgaatttaagaaCATTAAGCTCTTACCTGTTATAGATAATCTCTTACACTTTTATCAAAATCCTAATATTATACTCACTGTGGATGAAACTGACGTTTTAAAGAGTTTAATATTACTGATTGAAAGATTAAAACTAACTATTTTTGAAGCACCTCATGATGAACTATGA
- the Sil1 gene encoding nucleotide exchange factor SIL1 isoform X2, with translation MDDAEEDDENANRSNSKSLTLHPDKSVIEDEEPDLLKVKKVTDMIIDDLKASLKKLKQDEADAASNTNDGETRPKTEKRFKRFYETLKEQLNALKVNVTSDSELLKRFFQKFQSYKNSITTGTLTSIEIEEVLDILNNLEYLLHQIDNAKMFSDMDGLTKIISPCLNGTNNEIKSEALRLLGAAAQSNPKVQAKALENDFIQKVLHVLSTNSKIEVKSRCMFALSALIRQFPAAQKAWIDHGGLQLLGKILYDDQLQIQMKAMKLINDLTIERRNLEEIYDAEQRQQKMREYAITDFELKLLRHDYCKLLSNLMVKCFKEKLTGQFSIENNDFLEVVSDSMITIAPVCKNEFKNIKLLPVIDNLLHFYQNPNIILTVDETDVLKSLILLIERLKLTIFEAPHDEL, from the exons ATGGACGATGCGGAAGAAGACGATGAAAATGCAAACCGATCGAATTCCAAGTCGTTGACGTTACATCCGGATAAGTCGGTCATAGAAGACGAAGAGCCGGATCTGCTGAAAGTAAAGAAAGTTACGGACATGATTATCGACGATTTGAAAGCGAGTTTGAAGAAGCTCAAACAAGATGAAGCGGACGCCGCATCAAATACGAAT GACGGAGAGACCCGACCAAAAACTGAGAAGCGTTTCAAACGTTTTTATGAAACTTTGAAAGAGCAACTTAATGCTCTTAAAGTCAACGTTACGAGCGATTCAGAATTATTAAAgagattttttcaaaaatttcaatcttataaaaatagtatcaCTACTGGTACGTTAACCAGCATAGAGATTGAAGAGGTATTGGATATCTTAAACAATTTAGAATACCTTCTTCATCAAATAGATAATGCTAAAATGTTCTCGGACATGGATGG gCTAACTAAGATTATATCACCATGTCTCAATGGAACtaacaatgaaataaaatcagaaGCATTACGCCTTTTAGGAGCAGCTGCCCAATCAAATCCAAAAGTGCAAGCTAAGGCACtagaaaatgattttattcaaaaagTATTGCACGTATTGTCTACAAATAGtaaaattgaagtaaaatCCAGATGTATGTTTGCTTTAAGTGCCTTAATACGTCAGTTCCCTGCTGCTCAGAAAGCTTGGATTGATCACGGTGGTTTGCAATTACTTGGGAAGATTCTATACGACGATCAATTACAGATACAAATGAAagcaatgaaattaattaacgatctAACGATCGAAAGACGGAATCTGGAAGAGATCTACGATGCCGAGCAGCGTCAGCAAAAAATGAGGGAGTACGCTATTACAGACTTCGAGTTAAAATTACTAAGGCACGATTATTGTAAACTCTTAAGTAACTTAATGGTTAAGTGTTTCAAAGAAAAGCTAACTGGCCAATTCAGCatagaaaataatgattttctCGAAGTAGTCTCGGACAGCATGATCACGATAGCTCCTGTttgtaaaaatgaatttaagaaCATTAAGCTCTTACCTGTTATAGATAATCTCTTACACTTTTATCAAAATCCTAATATTATACTCACTGTGGATGAAACTGACGTTTTAAAGAGTTTAATATTACTGATTGAAAGATTAAAACTAACTATTTTTGAAGCACCTCATGATGAACTATGA
- the LOC139808899 gene encoding nucleoplasmin-like protein isoform X1: MAEEYLYGITLEGSNATEVWDPEHKNDDSDGTAQHIGADQKLIIKMALLGPEAKPGELNVLQVEAMGLKGPIKTPIALLEMGKTAQIILDLSFPDPPVTFTLVKGSGPVHIVGHNLLGAHIEEFEDMDDEMEEENIDDEDDEKDPEDEDEEDDEPKKKNAKLAAAAKYKNQANKNKKK; encoded by the exons ATGGCAGAGGAGTATCTGTACG GAATCACCCTCGAGGGATCGAACGCGACCGAGGTATGGGACCCGGAGCACAAGAACGACGACTCGGACGGCACGGCCCAGCACATCGGCGCCGATCAGAAGCTCATTATAAAAATG GCTCTTTTAGGACCAGAGGCGAAACCTGGCGAGCTCAATGTCTTACAGGTTGAGGCGATGGGATTAAAAGGACCCATCAAAACTCCAATTGCCTTGCTGGAGATGGGAAAAACGGCACAGATCATTCTTGATCTCAGTTTCCCAGATCCCCCAGTCACGTTCACCTTGGTGAAGGGCAGTGGACCTGTTCATATAGTAGGACACAATCTTCTTG GTGCCCACATTGAAGAATTCGAGGATATGGATGATGAAATGGAGGAAGAGAACatcgacgacgaggacgatgAGAAG GATCCtgaagatgaagatgaagagGATGATGAACCTAAGAAGAAGAATGCTAAATTAGCAGCTGCAGCTAAATACAAAAATCAGGCTAACaagaacaagaaaaaataa
- the LOC139808899 gene encoding nucleoplasmin-like protein isoform X2 codes for MAEEYLYGITLEGSNATEVWDPEHKNDDSDGTAQHIGADQKLIIKMALLGPEAKPGELNVLQVEAMGLKGPIKTPIALLEMGKTAQIILDLSFPDPPVTFTLVKGSGPVHIVGHNLLGAHIEEFEDMDDEMEEENIDDEDDEKAPRKKRKLLSGDKKNGVEYEYSRECR; via the exons ATGGCAGAGGAGTATCTGTACG GAATCACCCTCGAGGGATCGAACGCGACCGAGGTATGGGACCCGGAGCACAAGAACGACGACTCGGACGGCACGGCCCAGCACATCGGCGCCGATCAGAAGCTCATTATAAAAATG GCTCTTTTAGGACCAGAGGCGAAACCTGGCGAGCTCAATGTCTTACAGGTTGAGGCGATGGGATTAAAAGGACCCATCAAAACTCCAATTGCCTTGCTGGAGATGGGAAAAACGGCACAGATCATTCTTGATCTCAGTTTCCCAGATCCCCCAGTCACGTTCACCTTGGTGAAGGGCAGTGGACCTGTTCATATAGTAGGACACAATCTTCTTG GTGCCCACATTGAAGAATTCGAGGATATGGATGATGAAATGGAGGAAGAGAACatcgacgacgaggacgatgAGAAG GCACCGCGAAAGAAACGAAAGCTTTTATCaggagataaaaaaaacggCGTTGAATATGAATACAGTCGTGAATGtagataa